Below is a window of Vibrio sp. SS-MA-C1-2 DNA.
ATTCGAAGCAAACGTTTATCTGATGATCAAATATCACAATCGTCACCTCTAACGGACGAACTTAATCAAAACTAATAAGTAACATCTTACTTTTGTCAGTTAATTTCACTACCGCCTCCCTTTATGCAGTGGTATTCTTTCCTTAACTATCTATACCTAAAGTCATTGAAGGGTATAAAACTTTTATTTTATTATATTTTCTCACATCAAGGAGATCACTGTGTCTGAGATGAGCCAACTATCGCCAGCACCTGTATGGCATTTTTTCGAAAAAATCTGTTCAATTCCTCACCCTTCGAAGCATGAAGAGGCATTAGCTCAATATATCGTATCTTGGGCTCAAGAGAGTCATCTTGATGTTCGTCGTGATAATGTGGGCAATATCATTATTAAAAAGCCAGCAACGGCAGGAATGGAAAATCGTAAAGGTACGGTTCTTCAAGCCCATTTAGATATGGTTCCGCAAAAGAATGAAGATACTGACCATGATTTTACAACAGATCCAATTCAAACTTATGTTGATGGCGAATGGTTAACAGCTAAGGGGACAACATTAGGTGCAGATAATGGCATTGGCATGGCAACAGCACTCGCTGTCCTTGCTGCTGATGATATAAAACATGGTCCACTTGAAGTACTTCTCACTATTGATGAAGAAGCAGGTATGACAGGTGCTTTTGGTTTAGAAGCAGGTTGGTTAGAAGGTGATATTCTTCTCAATACCGATTCTGAACAAGAGGGTGAAGTCTACATGGGTTGTGCTGGCGGTGTTGATGGTGCATTTACTTTCAACATTACTCGTCAAGCGCAAGCTCAAGGTTCAGTTGTACGTCAGTTAACCTTAAAAGGATTAAAAGGCGGTCACTCTGGCTGTGATATTCACACTGGCCGTGGTAATGCAAACAAACTTCTTGGTCGTTTCTTAGCGATGTATGCTAATGAATTAGAGCTTGGCTTGATTGAATTCCGTGGGGGCAGTTTACGTAATGCAATCCCTCGTGAAGGCTTCGTTACGGTTGCCGTTCCTACAGAAAACGCTGAGAAACTTGAGCAACTATTTACTGAGTACACCGCATTACTCACTCAAGAGATGGGTAAGGTTGAAACTAGCATTGTTTCTTTTGTGACAGCCATTGAATCATCAATGAGCGTACTCTCTTCTGAGTCACAAGCCCGTTTTGTTGCAGGCTTAAATGCGTG
It encodes the following:
- a CDS encoding aminoacyl-histidine dipeptidase; the encoded protein is MSQLSPAPVWHFFEKICSIPHPSKHEEALAQYIVSWAQESHLDVRRDNVGNIIIKKPATAGMENRKGTVLQAHLDMVPQKNEDTDHDFTTDPIQTYVDGEWLTAKGTTLGADNGIGMATALAVLAADDIKHGPLEVLLTIDEEAGMTGAFGLEAGWLEGDILLNTDSEQEGEVYMGCAGGVDGAFTFNITRQAQAQGSVVRQLTLKGLKGGHSGCDIHTGRGNANKLLGRFLAMYANELELGLIEFRGGSLRNAIPREGFVTVAVPTENAEKLEQLFTEYTALLTQEMGKVETSIVSFVTAIESSMSVLSSESQARFVAGLNACPNGVLRMSDDIEGVVETSLNVGVITTEDDKITVLCLIRSLIDSGKEMAEGMLASVAQLAGAEIEFSGAYPGWKPDADSEIMHIFRDVYQDIYGHKPNIMVIHAGLECGLFKKPYPNMDMISFGPTIKFPHSPDEKVNIATVGEFWRQMIAMLENIPAKA